TCCAGAGCATCAGAGTGGAAGGGCTGCCTGGAAGGAGATCAGACTGACTTTGGAGGGCATCAGGGACCTGGACTCTGACTTAAAAGGTGACATCTGTTTATTAAAGGAGGACTGTTTTGTACCGTTGCTCTGAGCTGCACAATAAGCTGAGAAGATATACCAGAACAAGTGCAGCTCAGCCATTTGATTTTGGCAGTGAGAAGTGTGGATAGGAAGGCAATCTAACACCTCCCCTTGCACACAGCCACCATAGTCTCACATGACCTCTGCACCCCCAGGTACGTTCCCACGCCTCTGCCAAGCTTTGCCCTGCCAAGCTAGACACAggggcagctcagcagagctgtctgtcccgggctgcagctgggcttgttGGTGCAACGCCTCGGCCCTTCTGCCTCACTGGGGAGGGAGCCATGGCATGAACTccttgtgtgctgctgctgtgctggtcCTGCCTGTTGCCTCCCCGCATGCCTCCCGCTAGAGAAGGAGGGGGTCTCGCTTCTTGTGCTGTGCGATGGCGTTCCCTGCTCCTTCTCACAAACCCAGCCGTGCTTGCTGTAACACTGGCTTGCTTCTGCCATGTGACTTCCTCACCCTTCACTCCACTCCTAAGCTCTTTGTTTCCTGTCTGTCATGTTAGGttattataatatatttttttttgtaaatttctGTTTGAACATTTTGTCattgtggaaaaagaaaaagaaaccttttaaaacatatccattttattaaatgattattgttattattattattaataatgttTACTACCTGAATTgatcagtgaaataaatacattcagaaaacCAACctatttctgtttgattttcagtcttcttcAGCAGCTTCGATGATAGATTATGAACAGGAGAGGACAAAAGGACTGTTGGTCCTTTTATCCAATTCCATCGGAGCAGGCTCCAGGCAGGCACGTGATTTCTGGACTGTGCTTATGTCAGAGGTAGACAAGCTGATCCTGAAGTTCTCCTATCTTTAAGCTTCCCCTAAGAAGCAGTCTAAATCAGCAGTCTGTAGCTGGGTGGGATCCAATCCCAGGACATCCACTTTGTAAGTAACCGAAGAAGTGCTGCTGTGTCCGTGCTGCGTGCATAGCCAGCTAGGCCAGGCTCCAGATTAGCTCCACGCCACACCTGGCCTGAACACCTGCTTGTGAGTAAAAGCAGCGCCCAAATGCATGGGATGTGGATGCAGCTGAGCAAAATTTCTCTGTTGTAGTTGAGCTTCTACCAAGcggaaagcaggaaagaaaaactgggTTCATTTGTTAGCCCTGGATCCTTTCTTACTCTGCCTGCCTGCCGCAGTGAAACAACTGGAGTGATCTGCTCCAACCTACTAGAAATTTAAAGGgtaattattttgtttagagCATCACAAATATATTATCCCTTGGTTAGGGCCAAATTCTACTTTTGCTTGCAGCCTAAATTGTCCTAATATCAGTGTTCATTGTTCATTCTGAATGTTTCACATtctgaaacagagcagaaacaaaaaagtaattctgGTGGCCTTAGCCTCTAGCATAGCCGATGCCTAGAGTCTGGCCCATGGCAGAAAAATGTCTGTGAAGGTGTAAGAACCTTGAGAAGATAGGATTCTGCCGACACGTCCTGAGTGTATTTTTGACCCTTGTACATAAGTTGAACGAATAATTGTTCAAGTATTTATGTAATGCAACTTCTGAATGAAGGATGTGGTCGGTTTTTCTCAGTAAATGCAAGCTTCACTTGGTGAGAGCTGACAGCTCACTTTGCTATCAAAAGAGCAGGCCCTTGGAGCACTATCTTCCCCAGTCTGTCATCCTTCCTGTGGAGCCAACCAGCTTTATTTTGGTGTAGACAGTGAAATGACAAGAGCTGTACATTACCTCTGACAATCAAGAGAGGGTGCAAGTCTTTCTCCTTGGCTCAACTACCAACACCAGCAGGATCActggaaaacagtttctttCAGCAGATGTCCTACTGCTAAATAGGAGTAGATTTGTATCGCTGCTTGAAGAGAAACGTCAGGGACAACACACTGATAAGTGCTAGGGCTCTCCACTCTGCAAATATAGTCATGATAAAATGGGAAACCAAAGACCACAGAGCTCAGGAACTGCAGTACAATCTGGTAACATCACCTTCCAGGTTTAAGTGTGTTTTGAATTACTACTTTGCAGTTGAGACtttgtgttgtttctgttgGAATGGTGTCCTCTTTTACCTCCTTGTCCGGCCTGCTTGGTTCTATTAGCATGTTCCAAAGGGCCAGGGGATAAAGCAGGGCACTTGGATGCACGGGATTCCTCAAAGGGTGCGTATGAGTGCATTAGCTGACTGTTAACCGGGCACATGCTAACAGctgtgctctttttcttttgtattaccAAGAGCCAAAGGCTCAAAACAGAAAACGTGGAGGAAGCCCTTCTTATCCACTTACAGTGGTGCAAGGCAGACTTCACCCTGCAGATGTTTTTTCTGTAGAATAAGGAAACATTCAGGCAGTATAGTTTGCTGCCATCAACATCAGCAGGCTTGAATTCATTGCACTGTTTGGCTACTTGTTACCCAGAGAATATGTGCACAGAATTGGAGTTATCGGTACTGTCAGCATCTCTGtcagcaaaagcattttttgcGAGCTGGGCCAGCTCCCTTTCTTGGAAGACTTGCTTAATGAAGACTCTGCTTCTGGTGACATGCAACAAGCTTGGAGGAAGGCCTCatgtgggaggtgtccctgggATGAGCCTGACCCTTATCTTGTGAGCCAGCTGCAAGGGGATTATCCGGGAACTCAGCTATGCAGCTGCAAGAACTCCTGCACTGGCTGGAGCGCCTTAAGACCTTTCTGTTGTATTTATTGTAAAGCCAGAAAGCAAGTAAGGATTGATCTACCTCGGTAAGTCAACAAAGCTaccttctgttctttcttcctttctcctcctttcatTGAGCTGACAGACTGCGTGGAAAAACAGTGCCTTGTTGCAGGCCTGTGCAGTAGTTCTCTTAAATAAGTTATAGCAGTTTGTGTTTGATGATGGTGTGAGACTGAAATACCTCTTTTGTATCATTGACCCTTGCCTCTCAGAAGGGACACAGCTCCAGATTATGTATCTGCTGGAGCAATGTCTAGTATAGAAAATACCGTGGATTTCCTTCCTCAGCACCTCTGTTTGCTAAGGACTATTTTATCATGTCTATTCAAAACTGGGAAGACTATTTTTAACTTGCGGTAATAGTACGTTTATTTCTGAATCTCCTCTTGCAGTTTGCACGAACAAAGCTTTGCTTACAGATGTAACTCAGAGCTATGATAAAGCATGAACAGTTTCGTATTCTAGTTTTTCACTTCCTGCCATCAGTTTTCTTGCCTACCCTAGTAATGCTTCTGCATAATGCTGAGAATATCAGCAATTCTTATGTGCTCCTGAAGATGAGTGGAAATTAATTTGATGGCTGCAGCTAAGCATCCCAGCATCAATCAGCTCATATCCCTCTCCAGACTCAGGGCTGGAAAGACCAGGAATATTCCTGCTCCTGTAATGAGAGGCCAAGAGTTCTCACAACACCTTTTCaactctgttcttttcttttctctcagtaGCCCTAGAGTTTGTGGTGTCTCCTTGCCTGACCTCCACCTCAGCCCACTCTCAATGGGGGAGTGTTTGCAGGGGAAGATGAATAGTGGGATTCTCTTCTTGTCCCTCCTTGGCTTCCTCCCATTCGTGACACCTACGTGCCCTCCACCATGCAAGTGTGCCACCAACGTTATTGACTGTATGTCAAAGGGCCTAACTGTAACAAAACTACCAGTGGCTTTCCGGCCATCGGCTGAAGTTATCAACCTTAGTTACAACAGGCTCACCTCTATTCCCAGCGGGCTCTTTGATAACCTGAAGAGCCTCCAAACAGTGCACTTGCAGGGCAACCCTTGGGAATGCAACTGTGACATCCTCTACTTGCGCTCCTGGCTCCAGTGGCAGCAGAACCGGACCTTTTACCGGGATGTGAGGTGTGCCTCCCCAGCTCACCTTCAGGACCGGGTCATCGCTTATCTGACAGAAGATGAGATCATTTCCACGTGCCAGTACTGGTACTGCACCCTGGCTCTCTTCTCTCAACTCGTTCTCGTcatcctccttttcctccaggCTATCTTGGTCATCTTCATCGTTATCTACCTGAGGAGATTTCGGAGAATGACTGCTGAAGCCCGGAGCACCACCCGAGACCTACACCAGCATGCAGATACCTGGTCCCCACAGGAGTGATAAGAGTCGTAAGAGTGAGGGTCCCTCTGctttgggtgctgctgtgctgaagtCGTGTGGTTTATGAGACCCAGAGGGGACTATTTAGTGCAGCATCCGATCCTgactgcagccctcagcaggacCTGGAACTAGTCAGACACTTGTTGTGTTTCCAAAGAGCAGATCTTATGTCTCTTAGTGCTTTGAACACTTCAGCGTGATCTTcgttgctttgcttttgctgaactgctgaaagcagctctgttttttttttagcctaaGGAAACCATAAAGTACAGCAAGCAGAATGACTGCCAGCTCACgagctctgggtgctgcagtgCCCTACCCCCCGCCCTGGAATATTTCAGCCGTACTTTCCCTGATGCTTGTGCTTGCTTTGGGTGAGAGCAGCACGGAGCTGAGCAGTGGGTGGGATAACGGAGAAACACGCAGCCTTGGTGCCGGCACGGATTGCCTTGCTGACCCTGGGCGGGTGACTTCAGTCTTCTGCCGCTTCAGCCTTCCATCAGTAGAACAGAAAGGACGTTTCTTCCTGCCCGGTGTATCTGTTCTAACCTTCTCCTAGGGCAGTGCTTTTAGCCTCCTGCTGGTTTTAATACTGACTTCAGCGTGCTCCGTGTTCCTAAGGCGCTCCCGGCTCTGCTGGCGCTGGCACGGAGCGCTGCCCGTGCACCTGCCCACCGCTGGTCACCGTGTCTCCAAACTGTTTTTGTAGCGAAGcaaaacaggaataaaacaaTGGTGAATGACGATGTAAGGGGCATTTCTCGGCGTCTTCTTTCCTCACGCTCCCTTATGCTTGAACCTTGTCCCAGGGCAGGTGCAGGTGATCCACTGGGCCGAGCGCGGCTCCGGCTGCTCGCGCTGCTCGCGCTGCTCCCGCGCGTCCCGCTGCGCGGAGGGGCGCGAGGCGCTGGCACGCGCGGGCTGAGTGGAGCCGCGGCTCGCGCCGCCCCCTCGCGGCCGTTACCGGCTCCCACAGCCGCTGCCGCCCCCTAACGGCCCCGGCTGCCCTGCCCGGAGTCGCCCGCAGCCTCTTCGCGCCTTTCGGCTGCTGTTGGAAAGCCGCGAGGCGGAGGAAGGAGCCGGGCTGCCCGTTGCGATGGGCCTGAGGAGAGCTCCGCCGCGGCGGTCCGTGCCAGCCCCGCAGCGCGGTGAGCGGAGCCGGGCTGCCGGCTGTGCGCCTGGAGCCGGGGCAGCCGCCCTCGCGTGGCCGGCGGAGGAGAGCTCGGCGTGAGGTGAGTGTCCGCCCGGCAGCTCCGCCGTGCAGCGCCCGGGAGGAGCCGGGACCGGGCGCGTCCTCGCAGCCGGGCGCCGCTGGGCTTTGCGGCCGGTGACCGCGGAGCCCCGGGGCGCGGCGCTGCTGAGCGGCTGCCCCGAGGAGATGCCCACAGCAGCGCTCTGTGAGGCCCTGCGGCGCTTCCCGATCCCTGTTTTTTAAGTACGcttgcattattattattactattttctgAGGAATTAACTTTCCATAGGAACAAAAAGTCTGCTCTTCTGGCTCGTTGCTCCCCGGTGTCCTTTTTCCACCATCAAGGCGCAGATGTATAAAGAAATACCACAGCCTGTTGTCTTCCGTCCAGCGCTTTTCTCTGGGTCCGCTGTACTGCTATTGTAGCTGTCTTGCACTTGTTGTCGAAGTCCCTTTCCTTTACTGACCCGTGCAAAGTGTGTGAAAAACCATCCGATTTCCCACTACCACCACAGAGCGTGCTAACGTGCCGGAATGAGTTTTGCCCGCAGAGTTTTAGCTGAATTTCCCCGGGTTTGAGGCTGCCGTTAGCAGCAGCCGTGGGCAGGCACGGACAGCGCTGCCGGGgcggggctgtgagcagcggGATCCCGGCGCTGCTCGGCTCCTGGCGGTCAGCGCTGCCGTGGGGCGCTGGAAAAAATCAGGGCTTGATGTGCCCACGAAGGCAGAACAGCTGCTGGCTTCAGCTTTGCTTCCCAGTGTCCTGGCTGTATATCATTAAATTCTGGCACGAGAAAGGTAAAAAGCCTTTTTGGCATCTTTTACACCTGTAAAGAATGTGACCAACCATAGCAGCGTGATAATGAATTACACTGAGTGCGGAGTGATTTGTAGGCCATGGCAGCGCTTACAATCCATAAATCTGGAGGCTGCATGCCTTGGCTTCTCCTGGCTAGGAAAGCTGCACGTCACAGATGCTTTCCTGCTCCGCTGGCCGGAGGAGgatctgctgtgctgctgctgaagggagCTCTGGCTTTCTTTCCAAATGGAGGGGCTGTCCAGGGCTGCACACTGGTATCAAAGAGAAACAGTGGTGAAATGGGGCAAGGATAGGTGGAGGCTATTTAAGCTTCTTTGCAAATCCCTTCTGAGGATCAAGGCCAATCCAACACCCGAGCATGCAGACGGGCTGCCAGGCCTGCCGGATGGGCTGCTGCATTGCCAAAGGATCAGGGCGTTTCcaagcagcttctttctttgAGAGACGCTGacaggaagaaacaaacaaaacaacagcaaaaaacagaaaactaaaccAAAATGTATTTGCAGCCTCCATGATGCGGAGCTCCAAGCTGGAGGTGTCTAAGGCAGGTTAGCACCACCTGAGGAAAGGACCAAAGGGCTGGTAGTTGACACTGGGGAAGACATGGTGGTTCCTCCCTGTTTCCAGCATTCTGGGGTTAGGTACTGCATGGTGATTCATGCATATCTTGTTGAGCAAACAAGTCCTGAAAGCAGTAAGCTGATTTTGGAACCTGGAGAATTTTAGCCCCAAATCCCCCAGAGAACCACTTCTTCAGTCCCTGCTCCTTGTGGTGGTAGTGGTTATGTTTTGCTTCAGGGTTGCTGCAGGTGCTTGTTCACGATTTGATTGGGTTCACCTGACATCTGGGAGCTTATCCCTATTGATTTAAGTAGACTTTAATGTTTCACCTTCATTTGTGGGATAAAACGCACACATTAGGAACAATTTGTTACTTTCCACTGCATGGCTTGATTACTGTAATAAATAGACCAATTCTGTGCAGCAGTCGGAAATTAAGCAGTGCTTGGAGATCTGTGGAAGCAAGTCCTGGAGAAGAATGGCATATTCCAGTCTCACATTGTCACAGCTGTGTGCAGTCTGTGTGCCCAAGTGGAACATTCAGTAGTTGCCTTGGTGGCAGCCTGGTCTGGGATTTGTTGCACTGCTTACATATTACAAGAGACATTTTTCATGGTCATTAATTTGAGGCTACCTGGTCTTCTTCAAACTCCCGATTTCCCTTTTGTATTTAAGTATGCAGGGCATCCCAGAGAGTGCcaagaaaagcagtgctgatTCAGCATCATGGGACATCTTGCCTGTCCTAGGGTACACGGGGGGAGAGCTATTCCAGAAATGTTTAGAAACGACTTTTATTGTATATTTGCATATGAAAACTGAGGCTCCCGCAGg
Above is a genomic segment from Numida meleagris isolate 19003 breed g44 Domestic line chromosome 14, NumMel1.0, whole genome shotgun sequence containing:
- the GP1BB gene encoding platelet glycoprotein Ib beta chain isoform X2, yielding MQQAWRKASCGRCPWDEPDPYLVSQLQGDYPGTQLCSCKNSCTGWSALRPFCCIYCKARKQVRIDLPRPRVCGVSLPDLHLSPLSMGECLQGKMNSGILFLSLLGFLPFVTPTCPPPCKCATNVIDCMSKGLTVTKLPVAFRPSAEVINLSYNRLTSIPSGLFDNLKSLQTVHLQGNPWECNCDILYLRSWLQWQQNRTFYRDVRCASPAHLQDRVIAYLTEDEIISTCQYWYCTLALFSQLVLVILLFLQAILVIFIVIYLRRFRRMTAEARSTTRDLHQHADTWSPQE
- the GP1BB gene encoding platelet glycoprotein Ib beta chain isoform X1 translates to MQQAWRKASCGRCPWDEPDPYLVSQLQGDYPGTQLCSCKNSCTGWSALRPFCCIYCKARKQVRIDLPRSPRVCGVSLPDLHLSPLSMGECLQGKMNSGILFLSLLGFLPFVTPTCPPPCKCATNVIDCMSKGLTVTKLPVAFRPSAEVINLSYNRLTSIPSGLFDNLKSLQTVHLQGNPWECNCDILYLRSWLQWQQNRTFYRDVRCASPAHLQDRVIAYLTEDEIISTCQYWYCTLALFSQLVLVILLFLQAILVIFIVIYLRRFRRMTAEARSTTRDLHQHADTWSPQE